In Choloepus didactylus isolate mChoDid1 chromosome 18, mChoDid1.pri, whole genome shotgun sequence, a single genomic region encodes these proteins:
- the C18H17orf100 gene encoding uncharacterized protein C17orf100 homolog: protein MASPLRGKPSSARVETSRYKETSTVRVETSSHRLETSSRQVRTSSRQVETSQHLSEEPSVSCSGKRLPHFIEVSSQHVETTSQRTETSSRQVRVSSLRVETSLHRGESPPRRDKPAARQNVKMTR from the coding sequence ATGGCCTCACCCCTTCGTGGAAAGCCCTCTTCGGCCCGAGTGGAGACGTCCCGCTACAAGGAGACGTCGACGGTCCGCGTGGAGACATCGTCCCACCGCCTGGAGACATCCTCCCGGCAGGTTCGAACGTCGTCGCGTCAGGTGGAGACCTCCCAGCACCTCAGCGAGGAGCCCTCTGTTTCCTGCTCTGGGAAACGGCTCCCTCACTTCATCGAGGTGTCCTCCCAGCATGTGGAAACCACTTCGCAGCGCACGGAAACGTCCTCCCGCCAGGTCAGGGTCTCGTCTCTGCGGGTGGAGACGTCTCTGCACCGCGGGGAGAGCCCGCCCCGGCGGGACAAGCCAGCAGCCCGCCAGAATGTAAAAATGACGCGATGA